The sequence tcttgagcttgaggtaggtgtagttggggatgaccatgaacttcgcgtagcatggcctccccagtactgcgtggtaggttcctcggaacccgaccacctcgaacgtgagggtctcccttcggaagttggagggcatcccaaagcagacgggaagatcgagttgtccgaggggttggacgcgcttcccagggatgatcccatggaaaggcgtagcgcctgcccggactgaggacaaatcaacacgcaggagcccgagggtctcggcgtagatgatgttgaggctgctgcctccgtccatgaggaccttggtgagcctgacgtcgccgatgacggggtcgacaacgagcgggtattttcccggcctcggcacgcggtcggggtggtcggcttggtcgaaggtgatgggcttgtcggaccagtctaggtagactggcgccgccacctttactgaatagacctcccgacgctcttgcttgcggtgccgagccgaggcgttcgccgcttgcccaccgtagatcatgaagcagtcgcggacctcggggaactctcctgcctggtgatcttccttcttatcgtcgtcgcgagccctgccaccctccgcgggtggcccgaccttgtgaaagtggcgccgaagcatggcgcactcctcaagggtgtgcttgacgggcccctgatgataggggcacggctccttgagcatcttgtcgaagaggttggcacctctggggggtttccgagggttcttgtactcggtggcggcgacaaggtccgcgtcggcggcgtcgcgcttcgcttgcgacttcttcttgcctttcttcttggcgccgcgctgagttgacgcctcggggacatcttcctgtgggtggccctggggctgcttgtccttccggaagatggcctcaaccgccttctGGCCAgatgcgaacttggtggcgatgtccatcagctcgctcgccctggtgggggtcttgggacccagcttgctcaccaggtcgcggcaggtggtgccggcgaggaacgcgccgatgacatctgaatcggtgatgttgggcacctcggtacgctgcttcgagaatcgtcggatgtagtcccggagagactctcccggctgctgtcggcagcttcggagatcccaggagttcccagggcgcacgtacgtgccctgaaaattgccggcgaaggcttggaccaggtcgtcccagttggagatctgccacagaggcaggtgctccaaccaggcgcgagcgatgtcggagaggaacagggggaggttgcggatgatgaggttgtcatcgtccgttccacccagttggcaagccagctggtagtccgcgagccacagttccggtctcgtctcccccgagtactttgtgatagtagtcggggttcggaaccgggttgggaacggcgcctgtcgtatggcgcggctgaaagcctacggaccgggtggttcgggcgagggactccgatcctccccgctgtcgtagcgtcccccacgcctggggtgatagcctcggcgcaccctctcgtcgaggtgggcccaacggttgcagtgatggtgctcgttgccgaggcgacccagggccgcaggcgctgtgttgcgcgtgcgcccggtgtggaccgaggcttcccgcatgaatcgggaagtcgcggcgcgatgttccgagggctacccctgccttcgggaggcggagctttcggctcgtcggaccgcggcgtcctccaggagattcttgagctctccctggatacgccgccccttggtggttgatggctccggcatcacgcggagaagcattgccgctgcagccaggttctggccgactccactggaagtgggtggcggccttgccctgacatcatcggcgatgcggtgctggataccctggggtagatgacgctcttctccggccagaggttggcccgtccattcctgcccgatgtcccggcggatcggctcaagtgttcctgctccctcgtcgagcctggcctgcatcccgcggatttgctcgagctgtgggtcatgaccccccgccggaacggggaccacagctagctcccgaaggatgtcaacgcgaggcacagtccTAGGGAGAtctccgttctccggcataccaagatggttgccttcgttgggaccccctagatcgacgtagaaacattcacgacttgggccgcagtcctcgtcgccgaggctgcggctaccgtcggaacagtcggaaaggcagtagtcacacgcggtcataaagtcccacatggcactggggttaccaagtccagagaaatcccaacagaagtcgggctcgtcatcttcctcggaccccgagggcccgtaggtcgagacggccgtcagccggtcccagggtgaccgcatacgataccctagagggtttggactcgcctctatgagagcgtccaccaaagcgaagtcgcttggcgggtcgaggctgaatccaaaaggcgtgagatggaaatcggttggtacctcttggtcgacgggcggtgacgaagtcacgtccggAGCAGactgcaccgccgtctcaggtacaagggtgacgcccagcaagtccttcgcgagcgtgctggcgtcgtccgtttgcttgggattgacgtgttgcggggagacggcgctcgtcttcgtctcagacgcgaggtcgatgcccgacgtgccccccgttggggcgccggcgccgtcgactcgctcgacagccgacgaggtgccgcctcctgcttggccttggttgccccgcctcctcctccatcgacgggggaggggacggggcgagctcgaatgttgttcttccaccacgcggggaagacgtcgtcgattccgccgccggtgggcgtgctgtcggccgccattgtcgctgtcgcgcggcgagggaaggagtatcatgtcgtagctgccgtcgagggacatgaactcaagactcccgaaacggagtaccgtcccgggctggaaaggttgctgaagactgcccatctggagcttgacgggaagctgttcgtcaacacgcagcaggcccctacctggcgcgtcaactgtcggcgtttcgaacccggggggtccctggaccgacgagtaaattatcgccgcgtgccccagcccagatgggtcggcgcgagacggagcgcgaaggggggaagaagccggagggagacgggcgtgagaggtggaatcccgcggccttcgtgtttgtcccgcgcccaggtcgggtgcacttgcagtagggggttacaagcgtccacgcgggagggagcgagcggccttacgcgagcgccgtcccgtccttccccgcgcggccaaccctctctaagagggccctggtccttccttttataggcgcaaggagaggatccaagtgtacaatggggggtgtagcagtgtgctaatgtgtctagcggaggagagctagcgccctaagtacatgccatcgtggcagccggagaggttttggcacctggttcgtggggtgtcgtggccgtcggaggagcgctggagcccggtggaaggacagctatcggggctgtcgagtccttgctgacgtcctcttgcttccgtaagggggctgagagccgccatcgtcatagagcgtgcggggcgccatcattacttgtctggcggagcaagccagatgggacgccggtcttgttccccgtagcctgagtcagcttggggcagggtaatgatggcacctcctgttgacgtggtcggtccgtgccctagtttgggcgaggtggaggctcctccgaggtcgaggtcgagtctgtcttccaaggtcgaggtcgagtccgagcccccgggtcggatgaggcggagaccgtcggctgatgtcagggctgagtccgagccctagggtcgggcgaagcggagttcgttgtccttcggggctgagcccgagtccgagccctggggtcgggcgaagcggagtttcccatggcgcctagggccggacttggctactgttagcctcactctgtcgagtggctcagcagtcggtgcggcgcagacggcgctgtccccttgtcagaccggtcagtggagcggcgaagtgactgcggtcacttcggctctgtcgactggagggcgtgcgtcaggataaaggtgtcaggccacctttgcattaaatgcccctgcgatttggtcggttggcgtggcgatttggtctaggttgcttcttggtgaagactgggcctcgggcgagccgaaggtgtgtccgttgctggaggggggcctcggacgagacgtagatcctccggggtcggctgtccttgcccgaggctgggctcgggcgaggcgtgatcgcgtccctcgaatggaccgatccttgacttagtcgcacccatcaggcctttgcagctttgtgctgatgggggttaccagctgagatttaggagtcttgagggtacccctaattagggTCCCCGACAGATATATAACCGCAGTAGCAAACCACGGACAACTGGCTAGTATATTAAAAGAACTGCAGGTTCAATAGGTTGATCCGGGACATGATTGAATTCTAGATCTGCTGTTGGGGGCATATTTTTTTGATCATCAGATCTTCAAAGTTATGCTTCGAACATAATTTATTTTAGAATATCGCATTCATAGCTACAAAACCAGTAGTACAAGCATTTTCGAATACGAATCAGGTCGTATAGCTTCATATACCTGTATACTTATTGTTTCACCAAATGGCAATCAAAATATGCCAGCTTTGACTTTTAAAAACCAAAATACTTTTTAATGGAGGAGTAACATTTATATCGACAAAAAAAGGCACTTGGACTGGTAACTCTTCTTCAACCGGTAACAATTTACATGCCACACAGAGTACAAACGGCGTTCCTGCCAGCCATTCGCTTCGTCCGACACCATAACATGCAAGGTCAGCTGGTCACCGATCAGGAGTCAAAACTCAAAACTGAGAATTAAACGACTTTTTTCTCTCCTCGCAAAAACATCAGAGCTTAATTAACACTATGTTACAGCACTTAATTACACTCCCAGTACATTAGCTGCCGTTATGGATCGCCGTCCGCAGGCTTATCGTCGGAGCGAGCTTCGTCCGCCGTCCGCCCCGGCTAGCACTAGCACTAGCGGCTAGCGGCCGCCTTGGCCCTGGCCGCGGCGACGCTGCTGGCCCAGTCCTGGTCCCGCAGGAAGAGGCAGACGGCGGAGCAGTCGTCGACGCGGGACGTCGGGTACCTGGTCCGCCAGCGCTGCGCCGCGGCCTCGGCGACGGCCTTGGACGCGTGCTGCTTCCGCGGCGTGGCGCAGACGATGGACACGACCTCCTCGTTGCTGAGCACGTCCCACACGCCGTCCGTGGCCAGGATGATGAACAGGTCCCCCGGCGCGACGCGGCGGTGcgtcacctccggctccgacaccacGCCGTGGCGCTTGAGGCGGTAGTCGCCCAGAGAGCGCGCCATGGCGAGGCCCGGGCAGTCCTCGTCGGGAAGCCACACGCGCAGCACCGACGGCTCGTCCTTGAGCGCGAACACGCGGCCGTTGCAGCGCTTGATACGCTCAGCCTCCTCTGCGTAGTGCATGATACGGTTTAGTTATCCATCCGCTAGGGAGTAGGGATACGATCCAATCATCCGACGATCGACTATGACGGACACACTCACGGGGCACGTTGGGCTTCTGGTCGGTGGTGAGCTGCACGGCCTTGAGGTAGCCCGTGTCCGACATGGTCGCCAGCACGGCCCTGGAGTCGCCGAGGTTGGCGACGATGAGGTCCTTCCCCTGCTTGATGGCGCACACGGCGGTGGTGCCGCTGAAGTTGCAGTCCACGTTGGCCTGGAGCTTGAGCTCCTTGTCCATGGCCTCGAACGCGTTGGCGCAGGCCTCCCGCCACTCCTCCAGCAGCTGCGCCGGCGCCGGCGACG is a genomic window of Zea mays cultivar B73 chromosome 5, Zm-B73-REFERENCE-NAM-5.0, whole genome shotgun sequence containing:
- the LOC103627089 gene encoding probable protein phosphatase 2C 12, translated to MGICASSKRVRQEEQDSDENVVYVMDEQGGGGEGEDGRGARAAASRKVASLFSQKGKKGPNQDAVILCQGFGMEDGVFCGVFDGHGRCGQFISKLVRDYLPFMILSHRNALLMGSDDDDDDPAFSDASASASASSTDGSGQSSPAPAQLLEEWREACANAFEAMDKELKLQANVDCNFSGTTAVCAIKQGKDLIVANLGDSRAVLATMSDTGYLKAVQLTTDQKPNVPQEAERIKRCNGRVFALKDEPSVLRVWLPDEDCPGLAMARSLGDYRLKRHGVVSEPEVTHRRVAPGDLFIILATDGVWDVLSNEEVVSIVCATPRKQHASKAVAEAAAQRWRTRYPTSRVDDCSAVCLFLRDQDWASSVAAARAKAAASR